In a single window of the Rhodamnia argentea isolate NSW1041297 chromosome 2, ASM2092103v1, whole genome shotgun sequence genome:
- the LOC115737412 gene encoding auxin-responsive protein IAA27-like, with protein MSTAPLAHDYIGLKEPSLMSRSSEKGLPSSSPGEHEKKSSLNLRETELRLGLPGSQSPERRHALGVSLFGKDLESKSGVLGFALSSSKNSVSGAKRVFCDAIDGCPSKWVFSASNGKSEVDLAKGGPVLLSPRSGKESDNGVHTLQPCVSKPAMKEGLGGVPQSPKPEQGERKNQGAAGSEHGSAPAAKAQVVGWPPIRSFRKNTTASTLAKNSDDAEGKCLYVKVSMDGAPYLRKVDLKTYSSYSELSTALEKMFSCFTIVSGHCDSHEPLGQESLSESRLADLLNGSEYVLTYEDKDGDWMLVGDVPWEMFTDSCRRLRIMKSSEAIGLAPRAAEKCKSRD; from the exons ATGTCTACTGCACCGTTGGCACATGATTACATAGGCTTAAAAGAGCCTTCTTTAATGTCGAGGAGCTCCGAGAAGGGCTTGCCCTCTTCTTCTCCGGGTGAACATGAGAAGAAGTCCTCTCTTAACCTCAGAGAAACCGAGCTGAGGCTTGGGTTGCCTGGTTCTCAGTCTCCGGAGAGAAGGCATGCCCTTGGCGTCTCTCTGTTTGGCAAAGATTTGGAGAGCAAGAGTGGTGTTTTGGGTTTCGCTCTGAGCTCTTCGAAGAACTCGGTTTCAGGAGCCAAGAGAGTGTTCTGCGATGCCATTGATGGGTGTCCCAGCAAATGGGTGTTCTCCGCGAGCAACGGTAAATCTGAGGTTGATTTGGCCAAAGGGGGTCCTGTTTTGTTGTCTCCAAGAAGCGGCAAGGAGAGTGATAATGGGGTCCACACCCTGCAACCTTGTGTGTCCAAACCAGCCATGAAAGAGGGTCTTGGTGGTGTTCCTCAGTCTCCAAAGCCCGAGCAAGGGGAGAGGAAGAATCAAGGTGCTGCTGGTAGCGAGCATGGCTCTGCACCAGCTGCAAA GGCACAGGTAGTAGGATggccaccaattcgatcatttcGCAAGAACACCACGGCCTCTACTTTGGCGAAGAACAGCGACGACGCGGAAGGCAAATGCCTCTACGTGAAGGTCAGCATGGACGGAGCTCCCTATCTGAGGAAGGTGGACCTCAAAACCTACAGCAGCTACTCGGAACTCTCCACTGCTCTTGAGAAAATGTTTAGCTGCTTCACCATCG TATCAGGGCATTGTGATTCTCATGAGCCTCTGGGGCAAGAAAGCCTGAGTGAGAGCCGTTTGGCCGACCTCCTCAATGGTTCTGAATATGTTCTCACGTACGAAGACAAGGACGGCGACTGGATGCTCGTGGGTGATGTCCCCTGGGA GATGTTCACCGACTCATGTAGGAGACTAAGGATCATGAAGAGTTCTGAAGCAATTGGTCTAG CTCCAAGGGCCGCAGAGAAATGCAAGAGCCGGGATTAG
- the LOC115737487 gene encoding transcription factor bHLH68-like gives MMAGNPNWWNMHPLSYHHHHHHQPPSNLLPPQYVVGSQNSLADNHTQELPQSWSQLLLGGLCGDEDNYKYGASHFQAKKLENWEELQMVNNPTLGVHVVHHPHPQLVDVKQEVSQTSCDVLYSHGVHEELFLAPSNVNNKPAWPNSSNTIMPVSSPTSCVTTLNNNNSMLDFSSTTNADNNKNSNNQLRPDHSSECNSAAAGGACKKARVHPSSSQLPLKVRKEKLGDRITALHQLVSPFGKTDTASVLLEAIGYIRFLQGQIEALSSPYLRNNGSGNMRNQQSAQGEGNFAFPGDTSLQENQDKPKDLKSRGLCLVPVSCTMQVGNESGADYWAPGLGGGF, from the exons ATGATGGCAGGAAACCCTAACTGGTGGAACATGCATCCACTATCTTATCAtcatcaccaccatcatcaGCCTCCTAGCAATTTGTTACCTCCTCAGTATGTCGTTGGATCCCAGAATTCTCTTGCTGATAACCACACCCAGGAACTTCCTCAGTCTTGGAGTCAACTCCTcct gggaGGATTGTGCGGTGACGAAGATAACTACAAGTATGGTGCGAGTCACTTTCAGGCAAAAAAGTTGGAGAACTGGGAAGAGCTACAAATGGTGAACAACCCAACTTTAGGTGTACACGTCGTTCATCATCCTCATCCCCAGCTTGTAGATGTAAAACAAGAGGTATCTCAAACCAGCTGTGACGTGTTGTACAGCCATGGAGTTCATGAAGAGTTGTTCCTGGCACCAAGCAATGTCAATAATAAGCCTGCTTGGCCAAATAGTAGTAACACCATCATGCCTGTGTCTTCTCCTACCTCATGTGTCACCACTTTGAACAATAACAACAGCATGTTGGACTTCTCTAGCACCACCAACGCCGACAACAACAAGAACAGCAACAATCAATTGCGTCCTGATCATTCGTCCGAG tgTAATAGCGCAGCCGCTGGAGGGGCATGTAAGAAGGCCAGGGTTCATCCTTCTTCGAGCCAATTACCTCTCAAG GTGAGGAAGGAGAAGCTAGGGGATAGAATAACAGCACTCCACCAGCTTGTTTCCCCTTTTGGGAAG aCTGACACTGCTTCTGTCTTGTTAGAAGCCATTGGGTACATCAGATTCCTTCAGGGTCAAATTGAG GCTCTTAGCTCTCCGTACCTGCGCAATAATGGGTCTGGAAATATGAGGAATCAACAGTCT GCTCAAGGAGAAGGGAATTTTGCATTTCCTGGAGACACCAGCTTGCAG GAAAACCAAGACAAACCAAAGGACTTGAAGAGTAGAGGACTGTGCTTGGTTCCTGTCTCTTGCACGATGCAAGTCGGAAACGAAAGCGGAGCCGACTACTGGGCTCCGGGACTCGGTGGCGGTTTTTGA